In Paenarthrobacter sp. GOM3, a single window of DNA contains:
- a CDS encoding glycerate kinase, translating to MRILIAPDKFKGSLTAAEAASAMAEGALRVYPDAVTTQFPVADGGEGTLDAAVAAGYEERNNAVVGPILKPVGASWAIRKDAFGGATAVIETAQASGLAHMEPTPENALRAHSYGCGQLIAAALEAGATEIVLGLGGSAMSDGGSGALRALGLKPLDSAGNVVPLGGGSLADVVALDASGLDPRLSAVKFRIAVDVQNPLYGPDGAAHVFGPQKGADEDAVEKLDAGLRNWASLLRETTGRDVNVPGAGAAGGFPASFLAFTDAALEGGFALVAGLTGLASHLGEADLVITGEGSMDEQSLTGKAPIALADAASVHGIPVVAVAGRITVTPEDLAKHGIVAAAQLLDVAQRKDGVPDVADAVANAAKYLAWATSQVLEGA from the coding sequence ATGCGTATCCTCATCGCCCCCGACAAGTTCAAGGGATCCCTGACCGCCGCCGAAGCCGCGTCAGCCATGGCCGAAGGCGCCCTCCGGGTCTACCCTGACGCCGTGACCACCCAGTTCCCGGTTGCTGACGGCGGCGAAGGTACGCTGGATGCCGCAGTCGCTGCAGGCTACGAAGAGCGAAACAACGCAGTTGTCGGCCCCATCCTCAAACCCGTCGGTGCTTCCTGGGCGATCCGCAAGGACGCATTCGGCGGCGCCACGGCCGTGATCGAAACCGCGCAGGCATCCGGCCTGGCGCACATGGAGCCCACTCCCGAGAACGCACTCCGCGCCCACAGCTACGGCTGTGGCCAGCTGATTGCAGCCGCCCTCGAAGCCGGTGCCACTGAGATCGTGCTGGGGTTGGGCGGTTCGGCAATGTCCGACGGCGGCAGCGGAGCCTTGCGCGCGCTGGGGCTTAAACCCCTCGACTCCGCCGGTAACGTGGTGCCCCTCGGCGGCGGTTCGCTGGCCGACGTCGTCGCCTTGGACGCCTCCGGGCTGGATCCGCGGCTGTCGGCCGTGAAGTTCCGCATCGCCGTCGACGTCCAGAACCCGCTGTACGGGCCCGATGGTGCCGCGCATGTCTTTGGTCCGCAGAAAGGCGCCGATGAGGACGCGGTTGAGAAGCTCGACGCCGGTCTCCGCAACTGGGCGTCGCTCCTGCGGGAAACCACCGGCCGGGACGTGAACGTACCCGGAGCCGGAGCGGCAGGCGGGTTCCCGGCGTCGTTCCTGGCCTTTACTGACGCTGCGCTGGAAGGCGGCTTCGCGTTGGTCGCAGGCCTCACTGGCCTCGCTTCGCATTTGGGTGAGGCTGACCTGGTCATCACAGGGGAGGGGTCCATGGACGAGCAATCTCTCACGGGCAAGGCGCCGATCGCGCTCGCCGACGCCGCCAGCGTCCACGGCATACCGGTGGTGGCCGTTGCGGGGCGCATCACGGTCACGCCCGAAGACCTCGCGAAACACGGCATTGTGGCTGCCGCGCAGTTGTTGGACGTCGCA